The following proteins are co-located in the Toxotes jaculatrix isolate fToxJac2 chromosome 9, fToxJac2.pri, whole genome shotgun sequence genome:
- the yif1b gene encoding protein YIF1B isoform X3, producing the protein MDYTATQKPNMRLRNSSMDGSDGSQLFEDTSGAGSGSQSFYRNQQPGPQAAGFPGQSLLSDPMSNLAMAYGSSLASQGREMVDKNLDRFIPISKLKYYFAVDTVYVGKKLGLLVFPYMHENWEVSYQQDTPVAPRFDVNAPDLYIPAMGFITYVLVAGLALGTQNRFSPELLGVQASSALVWLVMEVLAVLLSLYLVTVNTDLTTIDLLAFSGYKYVGMIVGVVAGLLFGKPAYYLSLLWCCAAIFVFMIRTLRLKLLSEAAADGKLVRGARNQLRMYLTMSIAAAQPIFMYWLTYHLIR; encoded by the exons ATGGATTATACTGCAACTCAAA AACCTAATATGCGTCTGAGGAATAGCTCCATGGACGGTTCAGATGGCAGCCAGCTGTTTGAGGATACGAGTGGAGCTGGGTCTGGATCACAATCATTCTACAG GAACCAGCAACCCGGGCCTCAGGCAGCAGGATTTCCTGGCCAGTCCCTCCTGTCAGACCCCATGTCTAACTTAGCCATGGCATATGGCAGCTCTTTGGCATCCCAGGGTAGGGAGATGGTGGATAAGAAT CTGGACAGGTTCATCCCAATTTCTAAGCTGAAATACTACTTTGCTGTGGACACAGTGTACGTGGGGAAGAAGCTGGGTCTCCTGGTTTTCCCTTACATGCACGAA AACTGGGAGGTGAGCTACCAGCAGGACACTCCAGTGGCTCCACGCTTTGATGTGAACGCTCCCGATCTTTACATTCCTGCCATGGGCTTCATCACGTATGTCCTGGTGGCTGGACTGGCCCTCGGCACACAGAACAg GTTTTCCCCAGAGCTGCTAGGAGTTCAGGCCAGCTCAGCGTTGGTGTGGTTGGTCATGGAAGTCCTGGCAGTCCTGCTGTCGCTCTACCTTGTGACCGTAAACACAGACCTCACGACCATAGACCTGCTGGCCTTTTCTGGCTACAAATATGTTGG GATGATTGTAGGTGTAGTGGCAGGCCTGTTATTTGGGAAACCAGCGTATTATCTCTCTCTACTGTGGTGCTGTGCCGCCATCTTTGTCTTTATG ATCCGCACTCTGCGTCTGAAGCTCTTATCTGAGGCGGCAGCAGATGGGAAGCTAGTGAGAGGAGCCAGAAATCAGCTAAGGATGTACCTCACCATGTCTATAGCAGCGGCACAACCCATCTTCATGTACTGGCTCACCTACCACCTCATCAGATAA
- the LOC121187536 gene encoding GTPase IMAP family member 9-like, whose protein sequence is MARDLQSKRLTPAAQEATVRNKNKDFAPHEEIRMVLIGRTGNGKSTSGNTILNSKVFRSAPTAVSVTSECEKARGVVCGYTVAVIDTPGIYDTRYKDDEVFRKLSECISLCAPGPHVFLIVIKVDRFTKEEQETVELLQMTFGDKAADYFMVLFTHGEKLESMSIKEFVSQSQPLSSFLAKCKGRYHVFSNTAPSDTQVPELLAKVRRMVGRNRGTFYTNAMFQEAERLIQEQAERILKANAEQKRREEEKLRGKYEGEKLQEKLNRLDKSYTRKSREKAEKKNKFIVGGVIVTTAEAGAVIGGAAAAAGGPLCMGIGAVVGGVVGAVAGALAPSAVIALKNKCAVQ, encoded by the exons ATGGCTCGCGATCTTCAGAGTAAAAGGCTGACACCTGCTGCACAGGAGGCAACCGTGAGGAACAAGAACAAAG ATTTTGCTCCACATGAAGAAATTCGAATGGTGCTGATTGGAAGGACAGGAAATGGGAAGAGCACATCGGGAAACACCATCCTAAATTCAAAGGTTTTTAGGTCAGCCCCCACTGCAGTGTCTGTGACATCAGAGTGTGAGAAGGCCAGAGGAGTGGTGTGTGGATACACGGTTGCAGTGATTGACACACCAGGAATTTATGACACAAGGTACAAAGACGACGAGGTGTTCAGAAAGCTGAGTGAATGTATCTCTCTCTGCGCTCCTGGTCCTCATGTGTTCCTGATTGTGATCAAGGTGGACAGATTCACAAAGGAAGAACAGGAAACTGTTGAACTCCTGCAGATGACGTTTGGTGACAAGGCTGCAGATTACTTCATGGTTCTCTTTACCCATGGCGAGAAGCTGGAAAGCATGAGCATTAAAGAATTTGTAAGTCAAAGTCAACCACTTAGCAGTTTTCTTGCTAAATGTAAAGGGCGATATCATGTCTTCAGTAACACTGCTCCCAGTGACACTCAGGTACCTGAGCTACTTGCAAAGGTAAGACGGATGGTCGGTCGTAATAGAGGAACATTTTACACAAATGCAATGTTCCAGGAGGCTGAGAGATTGATCCAAGAACAAGCAGAGAGGATCCTGAAGGCCAATGCTGAGCAAAAAcgcagagaagaggaaaaactgaGGGGCAAATATGAAGGAGAAAAGCTGCAGGAAAAACTAAACAGGCTTGACAAATCTTATACAAGAAAATCAAGAGAAAAggctgagaagaaaaacaaatttattgtAGGTGGTGTGATTGTGACGACTGCTGAAGCGGGTGCTGTAATAGggggtgcagcagcagctgctggaggtcCACTCTGCATGGGCATTGGAGCAGTAGTGGGTGGAGTGGTTGGGGCAGTAGCGGGAGCCTTGGCACCATCAGCGGTAATagctctgaaaaataaatgtgctgtcCAATAA
- the yif1b gene encoding protein YIF1B isoform X2, which produces MDYTATQSGFRQQPNMRLRNSSMDGSDGSQLFEDTSGAGSGSQSFYRNQQPGPQAAGFPGQSLLSDPMSNLAMAYGSSLASQGREMVDKNLDRFIPISKLKYYFAVDTVYVGKKLGLLVFPYMHENWEVSYQQDTPVAPRFDVNAPDLYIPAMGFITYVLVAGLALGTQNRFSPELLGVQASSALVWLVMEVLAVLLSLYLVTVNTDLTTIDLLAFSGYKYVGMIVGVVAGLLFGKPAYYLSLLWCCAAIFVFMIRTLRLKLLSEAAADGKLVRGARNQLRMYLTMSIAAAQPIFMYWLTYHLIR; this is translated from the exons ATGGATTATACTGCAACTCAAAGTGGGTTCAGACAGC AACCTAATATGCGTCTGAGGAATAGCTCCATGGACGGTTCAGATGGCAGCCAGCTGTTTGAGGATACGAGTGGAGCTGGGTCTGGATCACAATCATTCTACAG GAACCAGCAACCCGGGCCTCAGGCAGCAGGATTTCCTGGCCAGTCCCTCCTGTCAGACCCCATGTCTAACTTAGCCATGGCATATGGCAGCTCTTTGGCATCCCAGGGTAGGGAGATGGTGGATAAGAAT CTGGACAGGTTCATCCCAATTTCTAAGCTGAAATACTACTTTGCTGTGGACACAGTGTACGTGGGGAAGAAGCTGGGTCTCCTGGTTTTCCCTTACATGCACGAA AACTGGGAGGTGAGCTACCAGCAGGACACTCCAGTGGCTCCACGCTTTGATGTGAACGCTCCCGATCTTTACATTCCTGCCATGGGCTTCATCACGTATGTCCTGGTGGCTGGACTGGCCCTCGGCACACAGAACAg GTTTTCCCCAGAGCTGCTAGGAGTTCAGGCCAGCTCAGCGTTGGTGTGGTTGGTCATGGAAGTCCTGGCAGTCCTGCTGTCGCTCTACCTTGTGACCGTAAACACAGACCTCACGACCATAGACCTGCTGGCCTTTTCTGGCTACAAATATGTTGG GATGATTGTAGGTGTAGTGGCAGGCCTGTTATTTGGGAAACCAGCGTATTATCTCTCTCTACTGTGGTGCTGTGCCGCCATCTTTGTCTTTATG ATCCGCACTCTGCGTCTGAAGCTCTTATCTGAGGCGGCAGCAGATGGGAAGCTAGTGAGAGGAGCCAGAAATCAGCTAAGGATGTACCTCACCATGTCTATAGCAGCGGCACAACCCATCTTCATGTACTGGCTCACCTACCACCTCATCAGATAA
- the yif1b gene encoding protein YIF1B isoform X1 has product MDYTATQSGFRQRKLQPNMRLRNSSMDGSDGSQLFEDTSGAGSGSQSFYRNQQPGPQAAGFPGQSLLSDPMSNLAMAYGSSLASQGREMVDKNLDRFIPISKLKYYFAVDTVYVGKKLGLLVFPYMHENWEVSYQQDTPVAPRFDVNAPDLYIPAMGFITYVLVAGLALGTQNRFSPELLGVQASSALVWLVMEVLAVLLSLYLVTVNTDLTTIDLLAFSGYKYVGMIVGVVAGLLFGKPAYYLSLLWCCAAIFVFMIRTLRLKLLSEAAADGKLVRGARNQLRMYLTMSIAAAQPIFMYWLTYHLIR; this is encoded by the exons ATGGATTATACTGCAACTCAAAGTGGGTTCAGACAGCGTAAGTTAC AACCTAATATGCGTCTGAGGAATAGCTCCATGGACGGTTCAGATGGCAGCCAGCTGTTTGAGGATACGAGTGGAGCTGGGTCTGGATCACAATCATTCTACAG GAACCAGCAACCCGGGCCTCAGGCAGCAGGATTTCCTGGCCAGTCCCTCCTGTCAGACCCCATGTCTAACTTAGCCATGGCATATGGCAGCTCTTTGGCATCCCAGGGTAGGGAGATGGTGGATAAGAAT CTGGACAGGTTCATCCCAATTTCTAAGCTGAAATACTACTTTGCTGTGGACACAGTGTACGTGGGGAAGAAGCTGGGTCTCCTGGTTTTCCCTTACATGCACGAA AACTGGGAGGTGAGCTACCAGCAGGACACTCCAGTGGCTCCACGCTTTGATGTGAACGCTCCCGATCTTTACATTCCTGCCATGGGCTTCATCACGTATGTCCTGGTGGCTGGACTGGCCCTCGGCACACAGAACAg GTTTTCCCCAGAGCTGCTAGGAGTTCAGGCCAGCTCAGCGTTGGTGTGGTTGGTCATGGAAGTCCTGGCAGTCCTGCTGTCGCTCTACCTTGTGACCGTAAACACAGACCTCACGACCATAGACCTGCTGGCCTTTTCTGGCTACAAATATGTTGG GATGATTGTAGGTGTAGTGGCAGGCCTGTTATTTGGGAAACCAGCGTATTATCTCTCTCTACTGTGGTGCTGTGCCGCCATCTTTGTCTTTATG ATCCGCACTCTGCGTCTGAAGCTCTTATCTGAGGCGGCAGCAGATGGGAAGCTAGTGAGAGGAGCCAGAAATCAGCTAAGGATGTACCTCACCATGTCTATAGCAGCGGCACAACCCATCTTCATGTACTGGCTCACCTACCACCTCATCAGATAA